The following proteins come from a genomic window of Acinetobacter sp. SAAs474:
- the rpsO gene encoding 30S ribosomal protein S15 yields MALTNADRAEIIAKFARAENDTGSPEVQVALLTAQINDLQGHFKEHKHDHHSRRGLIRMVNQRRKLLDYLNGKDHGRYVALIGALGLRR; encoded by the coding sequence ATGGCTTTAACAAACGCAGATCGCGCAGAGATCATTGCTAAATTTGCTCGCGCTGAAAATGACACTGGTTCACCAGAAGTTCAAGTTGCACTTTTAACTGCTCAAATTAATGATTTACAAGGTCACTTTAAAGAACATAAACACGACCATCATAGCCGTCGTGGTTTGATCCGTATGGTTAACCAACGTCGTAAGCTTCTTGACTACCTTAATGGTAAAGACCATGGTCGTTATGTTGCATTGATTGGTGCTTTAGGTTTACGTCGTTAA